In Struthio camelus isolate bStrCam1 chromosome 4, bStrCam1.hap1, whole genome shotgun sequence, a genomic segment contains:
- the LOC104145216 gene encoding claudin-22, whose translation MNLVHRGRLQLVGLLLSVVGWILTGACNYLPDWKNLNLDLNELETWTMGLWQTCIVQDGGGTQCKDFDSFLALPVEFKISRILVSTSNGLGLVSLVIASLGLDCLKMEASEQKVKKRLLLLGGILLWMSGVLALVPVSWVAHVVIQEFWDEDIPEIVPRWEMGDAMFSGWFGGFFIIIGGSLLLSTVCSSTDHPLPEQYTMATTQDTHQHVETENRRFLKRQSQSQGNRHSEQNTSLVQEI comes from the exons ATGAACTTGGTCCACAGAGGCAGGCTGCAGTTAGTTGGATTACTGTTGTCTGTAGTAGGATGGATTTTAACTGGTGCCTGTAACTATTTGCCAGACTGGAAAAATCTCAATTTAGACTTAAATGAACTGGAGACCTGGACCATGGGACTCTGGCAAACCTGCATAGTCCAAGATGGAGGAGGAACACAGTGTAAAGATTTTGATTCTTTCTTAGCTTTGCCTGTAGAATTCAAGATTTCCAGGATTTTAGTATCTACATCAAATGGACTAGGACTTGTGAGCCTTGTGATTGCTAGTCTTGGTTTGGACTGCCTAAAGATGGAGGCTTCAGAGCAAAAAGTGAAGAAACGGCTGCTACTACTTGGAGGAATACTGCTATGGATGTCTGGTGTTCTGGCCTTAGTCCCTGTTTCTTGGGTTGCCCATGTTGTCATCCAGGAATTTTGGGATGAAGATATTCCAGAGATCGTGCCCAGATGGGAAATGGGGGATGCAATGTTCAGTGGTTGGTTTGGTGGCTTTTTTATAATTATAGGAGGATCCTTACTCCTCTCCACCGTCTGCTCATCAACTGACCATCCATTACCAGAGCAGTATACAATGGCAACTACGCAAGATACCCATCAACATGTGGAAACTGAAaatagaagatttttaaaaagg CAGAGCCAAAGCCAAGGCAATCGCCACAGTGAGCAGAATACCAGCCTGGTACAAGAGATCTAG
- the LOC104145256 gene encoding claudin-22: MALVYRLMMQLGGILLSLSGWVLSCLTTYLPQWKNLNLELNELEIWTMGLWQACVVQEEGGMQCKDFDSFLALPPELRISRILMFFSNGLGLLGLLFSGFGLDCLKIGERQQELKKRLLLFGGMLFWISGITAIVPVSWVAHSTVQEFWDESIPDIVPRWDFGEALFVGWLAGFCLILGGSLLNCTICSTEVHPSSVHYAVAELQDQCQHLETETRPEN, encoded by the coding sequence ATGGCTTTGGTCTATCGCCTTATGATGCAATTAGGTGGCATATTGTTATCTCTTTCGGGATGGGTCCTATCCTGTCTCACTACCTATTTACCTCAGTGGAAAAATCTTAACTTGGAACTGAATGAACTGGAGATCTGGACCATGGGACTCTGGCAAGCTTGTGTTGTCCAGGAAGAAGGGGGGATGCAATGCAAGGACTTTGATTCTTTCTTGGCTTTGCCTCCAGAGCTCAGGATTTCTaggattttgatgtttttttccaaTGGATTGGGGCTTTTGGGCCTCTTGTTCTCAGGATTTGGGTTGGACTGTTTGAAAATTGGTGAAAGACAACAGGAGCTAAAGAAACGGCTGTTGCTGTTTGGAGGAATGCTCTTCTGGATATCGGGGATTACAGCTATTGTCCCAGTTTCTTGGGTTGCCCATTCCACAGTTCAGGAATTTTGGGATGAGAGTATACCAGATATTGTCCCCAGGTGGGATTTTGGGGAAGCGTTATTTGTTGGCTGGCTTGCTGGATTTTGTCTTATACTAGGAGGATCTCTACTTAATTGCACAATCTGTTCAACTGAAGTCCATCCATCTTCGGTCCATTATGCCGTAGCAGAATTGCAAGATCAGTGTCAACACTTGGAAACTGAAACTAGGCCTGAAAATTGA